A part of Variovorax sp. HW608 genomic DNA contains:
- the ppa gene encoding inorganic diphosphatase: MSLGQVSPGKDAPEAFNVVIEIPMNADPIKYEVDKESGAIFVDRFMTTAMHYPTNYGYVPQTLSGDGDPVDVLVITPYALVPGVVVPCRPLGILMMEDEAGVDGKVLAVPTDKVLPIYSHWKKVEDVNPMRLKAVTHFFEHYKDLEAGKWVKVLGWEGVDAAKKEIMDGIANYKK, translated from the coding sequence ATGTCCCTCGGTCAAGTTTCCCCCGGTAAAGACGCCCCCGAAGCCTTCAACGTCGTCATCGAGATTCCGATGAACGCCGACCCGATCAAGTACGAAGTCGACAAGGAATCGGGCGCGATCTTCGTCGACCGCTTCATGACCACCGCCATGCACTACCCGACGAACTACGGCTACGTGCCGCAGACGCTGTCGGGCGACGGCGACCCGGTCGACGTGCTCGTGATCACGCCTTACGCGCTGGTGCCCGGCGTCGTGGTGCCGTGCCGCCCCCTCGGCATCCTGATGATGGAAGACGAGGCCGGCGTCGACGGCAAGGTGCTCGCGGTGCCGACCGACAAGGTCCTGCCCATCTACAGCCACTGGAAGAAGGTCGAGGACGTGAACCCCATGCGCCTGAAGGCCGTGACGCACTTTTTCGAGCACTACAAGGACCTGGAAGCCGGCAAGTGGGTCAAGGTGCTCGGCTGGGAAGGCGTCGATGCCGCGAAGAAGGAAATCATGGACGGCATCGCGAACTACAAGAAGTAA